CATTACATATGCAAAGAcagtaattttctgtttttcagaaccTGAATCACTATATAGCTGGGGCTGTGGTATATACTTTTAACATGGAGTTGGTCCACAGTAACCAATGCTCAAGACATGCTAATAGTCAACACTTTATACCAATTTACACAAGGGAGAGGAGCTCTTGTTTAATTCTTCGAAGCAAGGTAGctcaattaaaatttctttagtgTTTAAAGAATGTAAAGACCCTTACCACTCTAGAGTTTATAACTGATCCCAAGTCTGGTGCCTGATAGATCACTCCAGCAATGATATAGTAATCAGCCAGTGGGATAACTAAAGCagtgcaaggaaaacaaaaaaaaaaaagtttatgaatACAGCTATGCACACAAACTGCCAAATAGATTTCTATAAAAAGAACAACCAAAATTTGACATTTTCCCATATCACAGCTTAAGGCAGGGTTCGGCAAttcctatttttgtaaatcaagTTACACTGGAGCTTCAGAGGAGTTCCCATTCACTTACGTCATCATCTAAGGCTGCTAAGGCACTAGTTGAGTAGTTGTCAGTGATCGTGAGGcccagaaagcctaaaatatgtaCTTGGgaccttcacagaaaaagtttgcctacTCTTGCCCTaggagcagtgcttctcaaactttaatgtgccaTCTGAGTTACCAGAGTATCTTGTTAAAATCAGATCCTTACTCAGTAGGAAtagtgcatttctaacaagttctcaagAGATCCAGTGCTGCTGTCACTCAACCACACTTTGGGGAGTAAAAGCTTAGAGCAAGAGAGATTTAGGGCTCAGGGTGAAGATACCAGATGCACCAAACTTGCCTCTGTGCCCCAGTCCTGGGTCCGAAGGAATAAAACAGCTGCTAGTGAGGCTGGTGCCGTCTTGTATAGCTTCTATACCTTGAACCTTCTCATCATGGAAATCTTGTCCTTGGTCTTGTCTTTGTTCTAAGGTTCTCTTTTCCTCTGGGCAGGGACTCTAGATCTTTGATTTTGAAACTATATTTGGATTCTCGACTCTAGAACCACAATCTCCTTAGCAAGTCATTTTCTGGAATGAAAGGGTGAAGGTTGCTCCTAAAAATCTTGATGAGGGTTATCTAATTAGGAAATGTAAGTGGTCATCTCTGGAACAAGTGACCAGCTCTCTGGTTCAAAATCAAATCCGAATTCTATACTCTTCAGTGTAATTTCAAAACCAAGTTTTTGTTTGCTAATATAATTCAGGTAAGACTTTTGGCTGAATGTGTCAATGAGGATTTTCAATTGATCCTCTATGAATTTGGGCAAATGCATCTACCATGTATTTTGTAACAGAATTAGACTCAGTGGACTGAGATGAGAAGAAAAGTTACTTGGGATGCTTGAGGTTCAGGTGGAACTCCAACAACTAttctcacaggaagaagtggctTCAATGTAGTGAGTTATTCTGTTAGCACTTGGAGAGTTTTCCTTGGGCATGTTGGAAGACTCTTGGTGTGTAAGCATGTGACTAGGGGAACTCAGGGTTTGAAACATTTCCTCAGTGATAAATTTATGCCTGCTACACCAGTCTGCCTAGACAATTTGTACAAACAATGTGATTACAGTCATGCGCAGcctaacaatgttttggtcaacaacagaccacacatacaacagtggtcccataagattggtaccatatagcctaggtgtgtcggctataccatctaggtttgtgtaagtaaactctatgatgtccacacaacaatgaaattgcctaatgatgcacttctcagaacgtatccctgtcctTAAGTGACATGTAACTGAATATCGGAAACCTAATTTCCTTTtgagagtctggaattttggCAGGTGAAGATGTCTACATGACTAGCCCTCAATAAAAATTCTGGACTCAGAGTCTCCAATGGACTTCCCTGAGGAGACATATTACACTCGTGGGGCTGCATTTCACTGCTGGAGGGAGGATACACTTGATGTGGTCCCTCACAGGAGGGAAAGCACAGAAAGCTTACACATGGATTCCTAGAGATGGCTTTTTCTCTTACTGATCTGGCTGGGTATCCTTACTGTGTTGTCCTAACAAATCTTAGGCATAACTAACTACAAGCTGTGTCTGCTGAGTCCTTCTAGCAAAACACGGAACATGTATGTATGttggtcttggggacccccaaAACAGAACCCAAtccaaaaaaataagaacatataGCTCAGGAAGTAAATAAATCACAGTatcttaagaagaaaataatgcctGAAGTTTACACATTTTACCTTGCGTGGGAGACTGCCGCTGTTGTTTCCGAATGATAAAAAGAATGGGCTCTTGAGCATGTAAAAGGATGTATTCCACTCCAACCATCTGACTGAAAACAGAACACAGCCATTCagacatctatgaaaaacctacaaaCAATTTTGTAGAACATTCAAATTACTATAGAAAAGTATAGCAACACTGTAAACAGGATTAAAACTGCCTATGTTTAATATTAAAAAGCAGTTGTTCAATAAAACTGGCTATTTTCCCAGGTACAGATAAAGTAAAATTTGTattaaataagaacaaaatttCTCTACAAAAATTCATGATGAATTTCAATCTGAGTGTTTTCAGTCATGAAAGTACACTGAAGAGTGTATATTTCCAAAAAGGCAACCAAAATACCATGTTTCCTGACCAAGGAGATCTATAAACAtagataaaatatcaaaatatacatGAAAACTCTACAGGTCTTGACTATATATGTCAACTATACATTTTACCCAACTAGAAAACATCAAAACCTTATCCTTGCCCCCAAGAAGATTTTGACCCAACAGattatgtttaaaagaaatagtaAGTTGTCTTAATAGTTGTAAATATTTGCTTCATAACAAAAGCTATTTAAAATACCATAGGAATTTAATTTTATGAACCCTCTCCAATGTTTACCTGACAGATAAAAAACTATATTACAGTTGTTTCAGAAACTTTCATAATAGTAATAAATTCTTAACTATTTAGCGTCCTACGTCTGAAGAATCTTGCTTTGCACTGTTTGActaaaatttttgtttgctttagcCATACAAAGAAAAATCTACTATAAACCAGACTATGGTTTAAGACATTAAATTAGATGAAGAGGAGACAATAAGTATAGTTATTTGGTTGAGGATAACATTTGCATTGCTAAAATCACTCATCAGATCGATACATAAACCTCATAGTTACATTTTAATTGGACAGTAATATATGAAGTTATACAGAAAAGACACTAGGTTACAACTGACTACTAATAATTTATTTGCATGTCAAATTGGTACAACCCAAACAAAACTCCAGTTCTTCCAAAACTTCGCTCTGGACTTCATGATCCACAGCTTGAAAGAACCGTTCACTGTAAAATCTCTAGTTGGCAAAGACGCTACCTTCTTACAGTAACTTACTTTAAGTGTTCCAATGTAAGCCTCTGCATTTTGACCACTTCATTATTACATGTCCTGTCATAAAAAGGATTACTTCTTTCTGAAAAGTAATCCAGGACACTTCCACTATTCAAAATGGGGATCCAGGAACTGTCAACCCAAGAGATTCCCAGCAGATTATCtataggaaagaaacaaaatgataaaggatgagaaaagagaaaaagaatccaacccaacaaacatttattatgcaTCTAATGTTGTAGGCACTATGAACATAGGGACAACATGGATCCTAACCTACATGCTCTCATAGTCTAACAGAAGAGATAAGTATGCAAGAAAGCAATGATATGCAACATAATAGTGCTGTAATCAAGGTACGAATAAATGTGTTATGAGAGCACAGTAGAGGGAGCAGAATACCCTACCTGAGGGAACAGGAATGATTTTTCACGGGTTGAGGAGGAGGCAGGTTTTAGCACTATATGTTCAAGAATAGAGGTTcaccatggagaaaagagaggcaAAGTAATTTCAAGCAGAGAAAATGCACATACAGAGGTAGGGAAATATAAAAGTACATGTTTAGAGAATAATTTGATTAGGTGAAGAAATGATGGGCTTGAAATCTAAACAGGTCTTTCATAAACTGGAAACCATGAGTTTTTATATGTTGGCAACTAattcaaaaattttcaaacatgcacGCCAGAGAAGATACAACTACAGCCAACAGTTTGAGACCACCCAATtaggaacagagagagaagttAGGAAGCTATTATGATAGATGGGATAATGAGGTAAATACTGGTTGaaggagaaagaactgaaaacttcAACCTCTCCTAAACTGTAATTGCTTATGGCATCTTTGAACAAGTAATACCTAATCCAAGGTTATAAGCAGTTCTGAGCGAAatgaatcaaatgaaaaaaagcaaagaaaggtaAAATGTGCTATAAGGGttacaaaataaaggaggaaacaaaGAGATGAAGCATGTTAATGACCAAATAATCAGTTCAATCCATTAAGATGGTTCATCATAAATGGATCATGACATAACCAAATTATCTAACAGGCCAGGAAATAACGTTTTCAGAAAAGGACAGATCTTCTAATGAAAAACAACTAAGGACAACCATTATTCTCAGCTTTAAACACTACAGTCTGGTTATTAAAAGTTTTGTTTAAATCAACTTtcttacacatttcttttttatttccttaggaaTGACTGCATAAAAGCATTTGTAGGACAATTTTAGGTTTGTTTCTCACTTAGATGGTGGAAACAATGTCTATATGGTGTCATACTAAGTTATTAACAATATACTGATAATATTACAGACCATTTCAAAATAGGTAGAGGAATAATCTgcagaaacaaataaatgtataattataGATCCTATCTACCAACGATTATGGAGAGTTTGCTGACCTGGGTATGAGGTAATGAAGACCTGGTGGAAGATAATGGCAATGCATATGAAGTAAAGGACAAAAGAGacatttttaggggaaaaaagagacaatttCCTGAATGACCATTTATAAAGTCAGAGATTGTAAGAACCAATAACTCATTTAGGGAAGTAATGATAATAAATTTGGCTTAGATGCATTGAGTTTAAATATGGAATCAGACTCTCAGAATTAGAAGGAATTATAAATGTCATCTGCTCCAAGTGAGTGTTCAGTAAATTCTCCCTATAATTTTCTTCACCAAGCTGTTTCTTGATCAGCAGTTATATgtcacatttttctcatttagtaAACTAGTCAAAGATGAAAAGTAAGGCAAGTATGACCTGTGAGACTGATGCAAATGGAGAGAATACTATATACCACATTTGAAAACAATGACTTCGTACCAAGCACTGTTCCAACCTTTTTAGCACACAACTCAAGGAGGTTGGTACTATTATTAATACTACTTTACAGAAGAACTTGAAAGATGGGAAGGCTAAGTAACTtgacaaggtcacagagctataaatggtagagctgagatgtgaatccaggcagcccagctccagagcccacactcctcTACACTATGCGGCCTCAAATTGAACAGATCCACTAAAGAGAGAGATCAAGAACTTATGAGAGAAGCCAGGGTTAATACTATAAATTTGGAGACCACCTGGAGAACAGTGAGTGCTGCCCTAGAGTATGTAGTCTAATCAAGtacatttcctcttctccatccccactgccactatcttatttaatcattttcGAAGTGTCACCTGGACAACAGGCCCCTCACGGGGCTTCCTGTCTTCAGGTCTTCTCTCAAtcctattcagccttaaaaatgctACTCATGCATTTTTAAGTGAGATCTGCATAACGTGGCACGCTCCTCTATGCAAAATACAAATCTAATTATGTCACTTTTAACTTAACAAATGTCAGTGCATTCCTATTGTCTAAAAAAATAAGGTTCAAATTCCTTAACGTGGCATTTCACAATCTAGCTTCACAATTCCCACTTCACTGCCCACAATTCACCACCACAGAAGAATGGCACAAGGAAAGGTATACTGACAATAATGCAACTTGAGACAAGTTAATTTCcctgtcttagtttcctcatctataaaatggggattataatatCTACATGCCAGATTAtgtatgtgaagtgcttagcacattgTAATAagacaataaatgttaattatgatgatgataatggtaatGCTGGTAGCCAAATTACAACTACGATGACCAAACCTATTTCTGTCTTAATCACGGTGCTCCTAGTTTGTGCCTCTCCCTTCACCCCCACAATTTgtgccttatttttttaatagagacTCTTCATTCTCAAGAGTATGAGTTTAGTAGATAATTTAAATGGTCATGCTAGGTTAAAACTTCAAATGTCAGTATCTCTGCAAAGCCTTTCTCTACATTGCAAGTCAAAAATAATGGCTTCTCTATGTTCTTACAGCAGTTTTTATACACTTTTATTATTAATACTCAACACATCATAATCCAGAAATCTAAATGTGTTCCCATTAAATTGTGAGTTTTTAGAGAATGGGGGTTGTGTCTCGCTCATCAGGAATTAGCACAGGACCTAATTTGTAACAGTTAGCAAATGTTTAATAATTCATGATTGAGAGCCAAGGACAAGTTACTCTTCTGGTCACAGATTTACTCATACCCCAGTATCCAAGTATGTTCATTTACAAAATGGGTTAACTGGGATTAAGAGAGCAGTATGTGGCTGTGAAATAGAACTATATGTCCCACCTGGAGACCACCTATGACCACAGCCCCATAAAGTGAACATACACTACCAAGTCAAGCAACTACTTCTTACCATCTCCACTGTTATCACCCCAGTCCAAGCTACCTCCAAATCTCCCTGCATTACAGAAATGGTCTCCTAGCTGGTCTCCCTAATTCCTCCCCTGCCGTCCTACACTGTTCTCAGCAGCCAAGGTGAACCTTGAAAAACTTAAGTCAGATTATGTTCATCTCCTCTGGtcaaaatcctccagtggctCTCCATTTTACTCAGAAGAAAAGTCAAAGACCTTACTAGGGATTGTCAGTCATCAATCCATGATCAAGCCGCCAATTATTGCTCTGACCCCATTTCCTTCCTGCATCCTCTCTCAATCTGCTTCAGCCATACTGTCCTCCTTGCTGTTTCTCTAACACATCAGACACACTCCCACCTTAGAGCCTTTGTAATGACCccaacaaatttaaataaaaagtaaaacattatgaaagctaaatatttgaaaatagtgTGATGGactaaatgtttctctttttcattcagcAACAAGGGAATATATTGACACAGTCCAAGTACAGCTCTCCAACAATCAGCAAGTGACGAAATTACCCACTTGAAACTCTCACTTATAATGAAAGATACACATGGAAAAACATTATCCAGAAATGCTGAAGATCAGTGGATATTCTGAGTAACTACAAATGAAAATCTATTTGTAATAAATGCGCTGGACTCCAATTTGGTTAATACAGAAAAAGGAATCTCAAACACTTCCGTTTAAAAATCAAGtatatacaaacaaaaacaaccctgTGTAGAAATGATTAGAAACATATTATAGTCAAACATCTTTTGAGGGAAGCCCTTTGTGTTTAATCTGATATAAGGGAGAAGGATAAATTTAATCATGAATCTAAGCTTGCATCTAGGTACAAAAATTCACACTTCCTCTAAGAAAAAGTACCACAAAGTTTCAAAGGGAAATAAATCTACATTGAGAGTTTCACACAGGTGTAGGAAGTGTCGTGGGAGCCACCACCACAATAGTAAAAGATAAAGGTATTCGCGGGCGCTTTCTCACTCTTATGAAGTTTTCCTGGGAAATTCCACGATACCTCATCCCAACCTGGAGGAACCTGATCTGTGTGGAACTAAGTCCTCATGCTTCAGTTATTTTTCAGTTGCCCTTCCGTTCACTCTTTGGAAACCCAGAGCACaattctagacttttttttttagttacaaattcacCGAAACGGATGTGGGAATGCGTGTTGATGAGATAGATGTATGGCCTAATGCTACCCGTGATCAAGTAGCAATTAAGGGATTGCGTCTCCATATATTTACTaaatgattcaacaaatatttgcgtACCTTTACAGTTCGGCTGTAAAAAAGAAACGACCCCCGCCCTCAGTAATTGTTGGGAGTTCGATGGAAGGTATTATAGGCTCCAAAATAAAACTCACTGAATATCTTAGGGATTCATGCCCAGGGACGCGTCGTGCTCGACGTTAGCAATGAACAAGGCAGCCCCCACGCCAAGTCCCAGGAGGTGAACCCAATCCTGTCCGCTCATTACCCCAAACCCCTCTCTGCCCAAAGGCCGCACTTTCAACGAAAAAGAAGAGTCCCAATACTGTTGGAGAGAGACGCGTGCAGAACAATACTGCAGGTCCGAGCGCTCAAAGCCCAGAGCTTCTTCCAGCCCCTTGGTTTCCACGCTTCTAGGAGCCCCCCGAGAAACAGAAAAACGAGTCAACTTTTCGCCAGATTAGTCTCGGGTAGTACACAAAAACCACTCATAAGAACTTAGGAGGCATCACAAACGAACGTGAACCTTGCCCCCGCGAGCTATAAATCCCAAACCAGACCACCAGACAAGCAGGAAACAAAGCGTTAACAGCACAGCTTACCTCGAATATCCACCGCCGCCATAACTCCAAAAGCGCTGGGGCCTTCTTCTTCCGGCGCAGAGTACACGTAACAACTATGACGACGGAAGCGGCGGGTGGCACACGGTAGGGATAGTGAGAAGGAACACAAACGCGGGAGGGGATTgccagggaaggggaggaggcggggaggaCAGGGGCGGGCTGGGAGGTGGAGAGGGGCCGGGAGGAGAGGAGcgggcctgggaggagggaagcggggctgggaggaaagggcaggcctgggggaggaggcggggctgggaggagaggggcggACCTAGGATGAGAGGGGCGGGGCTGGAAGGAGAAGGGCGGACCGGGCGGTGGagcgggaggggaggagaggggcaggactggaaggaggggaggggaggtgggaaggggaggggaggagggaaggggaggggaggggggagaggggaggggacggTTGGGAAGTAGAGGAAGAGGCTGGGCGTACTGTTGGAGAAAGAAATTTGGAGACGTtgaggaaaaagagacagagcAGAGATCTGCCTCCAGCCCACCGCTGAGAGATTCAAAAATTCGACCTTGCTCTCCTGTGATTGTTTAATGAAACAAATTCTGATTATGCAGAATTGGGGGTGGGAGCATCTTTACATTTAAAAGCTCCCTCAGGTGTATCCAATGAGTTGTTAGATTTAGGAGCTGCTGGCCATTCTAGTTTTCATCCTGCCCCCAGTGTGGGGATGGGACAGGACTAAGCAGAATTTGTGAGTCATTAGCTTTTATGTGACTAAACCCATTAAACTAAACCCATGCCTCTGAGACAAAAATTTCACCAGACATGAAATACTTCTGAAGTAAAATATGAACAAGAGTAAAAGAAAGGGAATACCACTGAGTCCCTGAGTAAGGACCTAGTGTTTGCATTCCAGGTAATCGGGTAGGTAGCAAGACACCAGAGAGAGAATAATTTGGTGGTATGGGGAACCCATAGAAAGCCTCAGAAAGATTCTCAAGCCCCATAAAAGCAAAATGGTGAGGATATCTGCCAGCAAGAGACAGTTACTGAGAAAAGAACCCCAAAACCTGATGAAACCCTATGTACAGTGATGAGAGGTGCCTACATCTTCTCGAAAACTTAGGTACTATGTAGGCTCCCCCAGAATTTAAACACAACCCAGGGGCAAGGGAGCAGGACCATGCATTTACTGAGATTTTCCACTTCGTAGACTGGgaagtcaaaattttaaaatctaagtagaataaaaatatattgctttgtTACACTTCAATTTTTGAAGTGAGATTTTATACCTGAGATGGTATGCATATAATGTGTCCCAACAGAAATATGCACGTGCACAGAGCagacttttaaaaagacagatttttCTAGGAGTAAATTTTCAGGAGGGCCTAGTGGGGAGGGTATTCCAAAAGAGGGGGACATCATTTCTATTGGAAATgtgaaagaacaagaaagaagagaaatgtgaAACTTGATATCAAGCTCTTCGTTTTGCtttgttggtttccttttcttgtgtttttattaGGAGAGAAGATTAGGAAGAAGAGCAACAGAACACAGATCTGTAGATAATAAACATATGGTAAGCCAGACCTGGGAGCTCCGCCTTTATCTTGTAGGCAGTGGGAGAAATGTGACTGAGCTTCCACTTTAGAAGATTATTTAAGGACGATGTGTTGGAAgtgtggaaattaaaaagaaaccttAATTGGAGTTGAGAAGGCCTATAgggggagttctcatgccctaccACACAATGTCAATCACGTGAAACAGGAAGAGATGAACGCCTGCTACTTTAGTACTGAAGTAAAACTACCTTAGCactgaagatttctctccccactcagcaacagcccagccaatgagaagctgctGCAGCCTccaactgttactttcccccagtttcctttagaacagcccctccctactccctctttttcttcatgcccacctttgttttctggatttgcctatggtttgccatagcatgcatatcctgaataaactcattttgaggataaaataacaggcaaatttgctttttaagttgacagagGCATTTATAAGACTCGAAGAAGTCCATTTAGGAAACAGTTGCAAACTAAATGAAGTCTACATACAAATGAAGTTGCAAACAAATGAAGTCATACAAAGGCAGTGGTAGCTGAGGGATGAGAAAAGATTACAGATATTTAGGAAATAGTATTGAAAGGGAATTAGTGACTAATAGATGAGCCtgatgaggaagagagaggaaataaaaatgattcctAAGATACTGATTTATAAGACTAGGTGCCATTAATCAGATTAGGAATAACAAGTAATAAGTACATAGGTGACAAAAGGGGTAATGACTTATTTTTTAACATGTCCATGTTGTGCATGAAGTGTCTGCAGGATGTTCTGTACactagggtttctcaacctttgCTCTCTTGACGTTTTGGGCCAGATCATTCTTTGCTGGAGGTatggggagctgtcctgtgcattggaggatgtttagcagcatccctggcttctacccactagatgctagtAGCAGATATAATGACCTCCCAGGTATAATgaccagaaatgtctccagacatttccaaataTCCCCCAAGGGGCAAAACTACtccccattgagaaccactgctgtacaGAGGTATCTATAGAAGTCTGAAGCCAAAGCAGAAGAGTTTCAGGAAGAGAGGAGTACTCAACAGAGCAATCCAACAAGTGAGGAAAGGGCTAAGAAGCAGGCATTGGATTTGGTAAACAGGATGCCTCTAACAAGAATAGCTTCTGTGGAATGGTAGGGGCAG
The nucleotide sequence above comes from Equus asinus isolate D_3611 breed Donkey chromosome 7, EquAss-T2T_v2, whole genome shotgun sequence. Encoded proteins:
- the MED6 gene encoding mediator of RNA polymerase II transcription subunit 6 isoform X1 — its product is MAAVDIRDNLLGISWVDSSWIPILNSGSVLDYFSERSNPFYDRTCNNEVVKMQRLTLEHLNQMVGVEYILLHAQEPILFIIRKQQRQSPTQVIPLADYYIIAGVIYQAPDLGSVINSRVLTAVHGIQSAFDEAMSYCRYHPSKGYWWHFKDHEEQDKVKPKAKRKEEPSSIFQRQRVDALLLDLRQKFPPKFVQECAWPIHGAGWQQEGINTSGNNS
- the MED6 gene encoding mediator of RNA polymerase II transcription subunit 6 isoform X3, which codes for MAAVDIRDNLLGISWVDSSWIPILNSGSVLDYFSERSNPFYDRTCNNEVVKMQRLTLEHLNQMVGVEYILLHAQEPILFIIRKQQRQSPTQVIPLADYYIIAGVIYQAPDLGSVINSRVLTAVHGIQSAFDEAMSYCRYHPSKGYWWHFKDHEEQAVNESSCFLLLHVLTSIWCCQYSGFWLF
- the MED6 gene encoding mediator of RNA polymerase II transcription subunit 6 isoform X2, producing the protein MAAVDIRDNLLGISWVDSSWIPILNSGSVLDYFSERSNPFYDRTCNNEVVKMQRLTLEHLNQMVGVEYILLHAQEPILFIIRKQQRQSPTQVIPLADYYIIAGVIYQAPDLGSVINSRVLTAVHGIQSAFDEAMSYCRYHPSKGYWWHFKDHEEQDKVKPKAKRKEEPSSIFQRQRVDALLLDLRQKFPPKFVQWIRQRKRQNLRQKL
- the MED6 gene encoding mediator of RNA polymerase II transcription subunit 6 isoform X5 gives rise to the protein MAAVDIRDNLLGISWVDSSWIPILNSGSVLDYFSERSNPFYDRTCNNEVVKMQRLTLEHLNQMVGVEYILLHAQEPILFIIRKQQRQSPTQVIPLADYYIIAGVIYQAPDLGSVINSRVLTAVHGIQSAFDEAMSYCRYHPSKGYWWHFKDHEEQAKVWRKACPSGSDKERGRTSARNCEI